A region of Carassius auratus strain Wakin chromosome 23, ASM336829v1, whole genome shotgun sequence DNA encodes the following proteins:
- the LOC113040870 gene encoding uncharacterized protein LOC113040870, which translates to MWVGGELSNFTLSLAWGKVHGETSSNTFIIFPSFSKLSQLRGNNRKFTLLHALVEQIMLREPRLATFFLELAEFETVPGASVKGLTAEVDVVKNEFQKIVQYRKTYSKSKNKVNQHPKFFKDLKAAIEKHEADLRQLMKRCEEMRKLYTDILVISELLFQYLLLCCFGRRMGLVFLCSSVPGGLRCKRAIYFSPPIHQGYSVGFFFFFWFLVLTVRDMMLD; encoded by the exons ATGTGGGTGGGTGGTGAATTGTCAAACTTCACTCTTTCTCTGGCCTGGGGCAAG GTGCATGGAGAAACTTCCTCAAACACATTCATTATTTTCCCCTCCTTTTCCAAGCTTTCTCAGCTGCGCGGGAACAATCGGAAGTTCACCTTGCTGCATGCCCTTGTGGAGCAGATCATGTTACGAGAACCACGTTTGGCCACCTTTTTCCTGGAGCTTGCAGAATTCGAGACTGTTCCTGGAG CTTCAGTGAAAGGTCTGACAGCAGAGGTGGATG TAGTGAAGAATGAATTTCAGAAGATTGTCCAGTACaggaaaacatacagtaaaagtaaaaacaaagtcAATCAGCACCCCAAATTCTTCAAAGACTTAAAG GCGGCCATCGAGAAGCATGAGGCCGATCTCAGACAGCTGATGAAGAGGTGTGAGGAGATGAGGAAGCTCTACACTGACATATTGGTAATCTCTGAGTTATTATTTCAATATCTTCTGTTGTGTTGCTTTGGGAGACGGATGGGATTGGTCTTCCTCTGCTCATCTGTGCCAGGTGGACTGAGGTGCAAGAGGGCAATATATTTCAGCCCACCCATTCATCAAGGTTAcagtgtgggtttttttttttttttttggtttttggttCTCACTGTGAGGGACATGATGCTGGATTGA